The genomic segment TTAAATAGAGAAGTGAGGGAGAAAAATAAACTTGCAAGAAAAGAAGCGATTATAAATAAATTAAGGGGTAAAAGAAAAGAACTTTTTGGCTGTTTTTTCTTATATAAGTAGATAAGACTAAAGTCCCAAAAGATAAATAGCCCATGGGCTCTCTTCTCCCTTATAAAAACCTGTGGCAAATATTGGTAAAGAACAGATAAAAATTTTACTAATTTCTTTAGATTTGTTCGATTCTTTCTTCATTAATTTTTCTGTATTTTTTTTTGCATTTAGAACAAGAGGTTTCTTTTTGGTTGAAAATGATTTTGTTGCCACACTCGCAAATCCAGCCTTTTAATTTTGCCGGATTTCCATAAACTATAGCATAATCTGGAACATCTTTTGTAACCACAGAACCTGCTCCAACAAAAGAGTATTCCCCTAAAGTGATACCACAGATTATGGTGGCATTAGCTCCTATAGTAGCTCCCCTTTTTACTATGGTTTTTAGATATTCTTTTCTTTCTTTTGGATAAGCTGCTCTTGGGTTTTTAACATTGGTAAAAACCATTGAAGGGCCGCAGAACACATCGTCTTCTAAAGTTACTCCTTCATACACAGAAACATTATTTTGAATCTTCACATTATTCCCAATTTTAACATTTGGTCCAATACAAACATTCTGCCCGATTGTACAATTTTCACCAATAGTGACATTAGAAAGAATATGAGAAAAATGCCAGATCTTTGTCCCATTCCCAATTTTAACATTATCGTCTATATAAGATGATTGATGGACAAAATACCCCATTTATCTTTTTTCCTCCAAAGATTTTTGAGCTTCTTTTAGGATTTTTAAAACCCGTAGGCCACTCTCCCCATCGCTTTTTGGTTTCTTTTTATTTTTTATACAATCAATAAAATCTTCGCAAACTGCGTTAAGAGGCTCATATAAAGGAATACTGGGTATATAAATATCTCCATACCTAACACCCACGCCCCCTTTTTCTGTCCATTCAATACCTTTATCAAAAATTGTCAATTTATTCCTTAGTTCCATGTCGTCAAAGACAACCATTTTTTTACTACCCACAATTGTTAGCTTTCTTGTTTTGTTGGGATTAAGCCAGCTGAGATGAGAATGGGCATTAGCTCCAGAAGGAAATTTTAAATGAAGAAAAACAGTATCTTCAATTTTTTGTTTTTCTTGAAGATATATGCTTCCAAAGGCCTCTATTTTAGATGGAAAATCTTCTAAGAGATATAGGAAGATAGAAATATCATGGGGGCCAAGGCTCCAGAGAACATTTTCTTTAGACCGAATTACTCCTAAATTGAGGCGCTCACTATATAAATAGTAAATTTTCCCAAGCTCTCCATTTTTTATTATTTCTTTTATTCTTGAAATGGCAGGATGATAAATAAGGAGGTGATCAACCATTAAAATTAAACCTTTTTTCTTTGCAATCTCTATTAGTTCCTCGGCTTCTTCTAGCTGAAGGGCTATTGGTTTTTCTACCAAGACATTTTTACCTTTAAGAAGAGCTTCTTTTGCAATTTTGTAGTGGGTTTCAGTAGGAGTTGCTATTGCTATTGAGTCAATTTCTTCTTTAGAAATGATTTCTTTGGCAAGCAAAAAGCTTTTAATTCCTATAAATTCTGATGTTATTTTTGAGAGTTTGTTTCTATCTGAATCACAGATTGCCACATTTTCTATTCCCAAGATCCTGACAAAGTTTCTAACTAAATTACTACCCCAATTTCCCACTCCAATTATTCCGATTTTCATTAAACCTCCAAAAAGTATTATAAAATATGTAAACTTTCATTTCTCTGTCAAGTTTTGAAATTTCAAGAATCCTTTTTTAGCATAGATTTTAAGAAATATAACTCTTTTCTTCCGATAACTCTAAATAAGATTAATAAAATAGAGTAAACTACTCCACCGAGAGATGCAACACTTACAATTTCAAGAACTCCTTTTGGAGAAAACCACCTTAATGTTAGGAGCATTATTAAAGAAGAACCTATTATCTTCCCAGTAAACTTTATCCCAATTGTAACCTTGAATAATTTATAAGAGAATGTCAAAATTATAATTGCCAAAAAAAAGTAAGATATAAATGTTGCAACAGCTGCTCCAATAATATCTATCTTTGGAACAAGTAGAAAATTAAGCCCAAGATTTAAAAGAGCGGCAAATAAAAAAGAAAAAGGCAAATATTTTGTTTTTTCTTTTAAGAGGATTATGGAAACATAAATTTGGTAAATTCCCGCAAAGAGATATCCTCCCAAAATGAATAGGATTAAGGTTCTTTTTGTTACAAATACTTCTGTTGCTAATAGTCTTAAAAGATAAGGGGCAAAATAAAAAATTAAAAAACAGGAAGGAATTGCTAATATTAAATAATATTTTAGAGAATCTTGAAGATATTCCTTGACCTCTTTTTCTTCTTTTTCTTCCCAGAGTTTTGAAATAGTAGGGAAAAGAACGAATGATATGGGGGTGAGGAAAATATTAACAAATTTTCCAAGAGAATAAGAGGCCGAGTAAACACCCACCTTGGAAATATCTAAGAAGTGAATAATTACATAACGATCACTGTATTCAACAATCCAAAATAAAATGCTGATTGGAATTAATGGGAGGCTGTAATAAAGATAAGGGAGAATCTCTTTAAAAGATAACTTTAAAGGGAAACCCTTTGAATTTATAATATCAAAAATTATTAAGAAAGAGCCAAATCCTTCTACGATGATAAAAGAAAGGATAACTTTTTCTAACTTTCCACCCCAAAAAACAAAAATTATCCCTAGTAGGAGAGAAAAGAAGGTAGCTAAAATTTCAATTATGGAATATTTGCATATTTGGTTGAGAATTCTGTAATAGTTGTGGAGAAAGGTGTATAAAACACGTATAAAAAGCAAAGACAAAAACAGATTAACATATAATATTTGTTTTTCGTCTCCAAACAAGAAAATCGCAATTTTTTCTTTTAAAAAGAACATAAGGAGGATAATAATTATTAGAGAAAATAAGATTAAAAATAACATAGAAAAAAAGTGCTGAGAAAAGACTTCTTCTCTTTTAGAAGGGAGATACCGGATGGAAGCAGTATCTAATCTGAGCATTAAGATAGGCACCAATAGTCCTAAACTCACAACAACTTGTGTCCATATTCCATATTCCTTAGGGCCAAGATTTTTGGCAATCAAGGGAAGTAAAATAAAGGATTTTAAATCTAATAAGATTCCTGTTGCAAGCCTAATAAGAACGTTGAAAGCAAAGTTCTCTTTTTTCATAAGAATTTTTAGATGGAGTATTGCTATTTATGTTTAAAATTTGTCTTGCCACATATTCCCAAGAGAAAATTTCTTCTGCTAATTTTCTTCCCCTTTTACCCATCTCTTTTCTTAATCTTGAAGAATTGACAAGTTTTTTTATTGCTTTGAATAAAGCTTCTGCATCATTTGGAGGAACTAAAATACCTATTTTTTTCTCTTTTACTATCTCTAAGCCTCTGATTTTTGTTGTTATAATTGGAACCCCACAGGCAGCATAATCTCTGATTTTTAAGGGAGAAAGTCCTATATTTTCATTTCTTTCTTTTATAAAAGGTGCGATTCCAATGTCAAAAGCGTTAATATATAGATTGGCTTTTTGATAAGGGACATTTCCTGTTAAAGCAACTTGTTCTTCTTTAAACCTCGAAACCTCTTTACGAATTTTAGGCATTAAGATTCCATCTCCAACAAGAATAAATCTAACATTCTTATTTGTTTCCAAAATCTTTGGGATTGTCTGGAGGAGATATTCTAATCCTTGCCAGATTACAAAATTACCAATAAATCCTACATATAAAAAATGAGGATCAAGACCAAGAGTTTTTTTTGCTTCTTTTTTGTTAATTGGCTTAAAGTGATTTATATCTGTGCCATTTCCAATTAGGGCTATTTTTCTCTCGTTAATTCTGTATTTAATAAGTTTTTCCTTAATTCCCGGGCTTACAACTCTGAGGAAGTCGGAAAGAAAAGCACTTTTTATTTGCATAAACTCTACTAGTTTAATCTTTTTTTCACTTTCTCCTAAAACTTTTCTTTCTTCAGAGATCCAAGAATTTAATTCAAGAATTATTTTAAATTTATTATAAAAGATTTTTAATAATCTTAAAAATAATAAATAGAAGAAACTGGGAGGGGAAAATCTAAGGTATATTATGGAAGGTGAGAACTTAAAAGACTGCCATAAAGAGATTAAGGTAAAGTTAAAATATTTAATAAATCTAAGAAAATGGCTTCCTTTTAAGGGGTTAGGTAAAGAAAGGATTTTAAAATTTATTTTTGAATCACTAAGATTCTTGTCTATTGGCCCATAAACAATAGAAAGAACATTTGCTCCAAGATTGGAGAATTCTTTAGCCAAATTATAAAAATGAACCTTTGGGGCATTATCTATGGAAAAATCCACAGGTCCGATCATTAAAATTCGTTTTATAGCCATATTAAAAATATTATTTTAAATATGCCTTTCTCTTCTAGGAGGTCCAATTTATCTGGTGAAGAAGGATTTTATAGTTTTACACACATATTCAATTTCTTCTTTTCTTAGTTCTGGGAAAATAGGTAAAGAGAGAACTTCCTCGGCGGCTTTCTCAGAAATAGGCAAGTCTCCTTTTCTATAACCAAGATAAGAAAAACAATCCTGTAGGTGAAGAGGGAGTGGGTAATATATCTTCCATCCAATATTTTTTTTCTCTAAAAACCTTGCAAGATCATTTCTTTTTCCATTTTTTACTCTGATTGTATACTGATGGAATGTATGCTTTTTGTCTTTTGTAAAATTTGGAAGTTCTATCTCTTCAATATCTTTTAAAAGCTTAGCATAAAATTTTGCATTTTCAAGTCTTTTTTCATTCCATTTATTAAGATAGGGGAATTCTGCTAAAAGAATCGCTGCTTGGATAGTGTCTAATCTGCTGTTGTATCCTACATGAGGATGATGATAATCTAAGGAAGATCCATGAACTCTTAAGCTTCTTAACCCTTTTGCGATTTTTTCTTCATTGGTGGTTATCATCCCACCATCTCCATAAGCCCCTAAGTTTTTTGTAGGGAAGAAAGAAAAACAACCTAATTTGCCAATAGAGCCTGCTTTTTGCCCAAGGTGCTCTGCTCCAACAGCTTGGCAGGCATCTTCTATTATTTCAAGATTAAAATCTTTTGCAATTTTAACAATTGAGTTCATATCAGCCATAAGCCCATATAAATGGACAGGAATTATTGCTTTTATTTTGGGAATTTTTATTGATAACCGTTGTGTGTGGAAGGAAGCACCGTCTAAAAGTTCCTTTATTTTATCTGGGTCAATGTTGTATGTAGTAGGTTCTATGTCTACGAAGATAGGTGTTGCTCCTGCATTATAGATTGCTCCCGCTGTGGCGAAGAAAGTAAAGGGTGTGGTTATTACATAATCTCCCTTTCCAATCCCTAGAATTTTCAAGCTAAGTAAAAGAGCATCAGTTCCTGAAGCTACTCCTATTGCATATTTTGTGTTACAATATCTTGCAAATTTCTCTTCCAGCTGTTTTACCTCTTCTCCAAGGATAAAATGTTGAGTTTGTAAAACCCTCTCAATCGCTTTATCAATTTTTTCTTTTATTGAGATATACCGCCGTTTTAGGTCGAGTAAGGGAACTTTCATGGAAGCTCACTCCTTTCTAAGGTAAGACATTTCTCCTATATCCCCCAGAGTGTAATTAATGTTCTTACATAGGAGATTGGTAAGCTGTTTTATGCTTTCTCTAAAATAATCTTTTAGATATGTATAGGTTTTTATTGGAAGCAATTCGAAATTTCTTTTTCTACCCCAAAAAAACAATTTATTAATACCACATATCTTTACAAAGTTAACCATCCAACTTGAAACGCAGCGATAGTGATTGAAGTAAGATAGATACCATCTTTCTCCTTTATAGGGATACAATAGCTAATTTCTTTCCGATGATTCCCCATAAGAATTTTTGGATGCTTTTTAATTGCTCATATATCCAGTTACTCCCAGTTCTTTGAGCACCAATGACTAAAAAATTAAGCAACTTTATTGCTTTTCCTTTTTTAAGATTGAATTTCACGAAAAACTCTCTTTTATTTCTCATAAAGTTTATAAAATGGGATTACTCTGTCAAGGGTTCTATTCAAAGTTTTTGAATCTAAGAAAGCTATTTATTATAGGCTATAGGCCTTCTTAAATTTAAAGAGATTCTCCTAAAATGAGATTTTAGGCAATTCTTAAGGAAGACATTGCCCACTTCCCAAAGAAAAGGGGTTGACTTTTTTGAAAATGGTGTTATAATTTAAAAAATCGTGCTACGAAATGTAGGTGTGAAAGGAGGCTTTATGTTTAATGAAAAGTTAAAATTCTTTTTACTAGTTTTTGTTTCTGTGGCCGGATTTGGAGCTCGACCTCTTTCTGTAGATGACGCGAAAGTTGTAGAAAAGGGTATCTATGAAGTAGAATTGGGGTATGATTTTTCAAATACTGGTAATGATATTGGAAACCGAAGTATAGGATTGTCGATTAAACACGGTATAACGGAAAGATTCGATTTTGGTATAGGTATCCCATATAATATAGAACCAGATGACGGTTTAAGTGATGTCGAGTTCGCAATGAAATTAGCGCTTTTCAACCGGAAGATTTTGGCCGGTTCTTTTGTTGTAGGTTATGTGCCGGGCGAATCGGGATATACGGCGGTTGGCATCCTGAGTGTCCAGGCGGGTCCGGTCGTAACGCACATAAATCTCGGATATACGGCATTACCTGAATTAAGAGAAGATGTTGCGGTGTATGGTGTGGCTGTGGAATACCCTCTTAGTGATAAAATCACATTGGTTTCAGAGTTGACCGGTGAACTGAAAAAAGGTCCTATTGAAGCCTTAATTGGGGGGAGTTTCTTGGCTTTTAATGTCTTGGCGATTGATTTAGGTATCGGTTGTGGTCTTACCGAAGAGAGTTCTGAGATTAAATTTACTTTAGGATTGACATATGGTTTTTAGGACAAGCATAAATAAATGGAAAGTTTTTTGAGTAAAAACGAAAAGTTTACCTTAAAAAGGAGGTAAAAATATGGCCTGTTTTGTTGTTCCTGTTGGAGAAGCGGTTATAACTACGGTTATCCAGAAAGTCGTGGAAAAAAAGGAGAAAAAAAACAGCAGAGGGAAAACAAAAGAAAGAGTGTTGAGTTGGAGCCAGCGGTTGAGATTCCTTAATGGACTTTTGTGGGGAGGGAGTTTGCTACTTGCGTTTGAACATATATGGCATGGTGAAGTAGTCCCCTGGCCACCTTTTTTGACTGCAATGAGGGATCCGGCAGATGTGGGCCCAATGTTTCACGAAATAGCTACGATTGGTGTCGGCATGGCTATATTTGTAACTTTTATCTGGGCGGTTGCAATGTTGACTGTCGAACTGAAGGCATCTATATCGGGATTAAATGTTGAATACAAAAGGGGAGGTTGAGAATTATGTGGCTAATAATTACTGCTTTTGCAGCGATAGTAAGCACATTAACATGGTATTTGAAAGATCCGAAGAACGAATACAAGCTAGGATCTTTGTCTATCATTTTCTGGGGGGCTACGCTAATGTGGTTTGTTGACCTTGTGATGACGTACATATCTGAAGGAGGAGAGTTTCTTGAAGTTAATTTGGATGCGACGCTCCTTGGGATTTCTGTAGTTGTTATTACCCTTTTGGGTTGGGAAGTTTCAGTATTAATAAGTGATCCTAAGGGAATTATAAGAAAAAGATAATTAAATAAAAAGGAAATTATAAGAAGAAAAAAGGAATAAAATTTTATTAATGGTGGAATCTTGACTTTTTTTAATTAGATAATACTTTCCATTCCTTATGTTTTATTTAAAAAAATTCAGGGTAATTTCGCTTGCTATCCTTGCCAATCTTTTATGGTCTACAGCTTTTGTGGGAGTAAAGATTGGACTTATATATTCGTCCCCCTTACTTTTTGCTGGGATGAGGTTTATCCTTGCAGGTTTATTTTTATTACCTTTTTGTGGAGGAGTTAGGAATTATTTTACTTCAATTTGTTATAATATAAAAACAATAATAATTTTAAGTTTTTTCCAGACTTTTTTGTTATATTCTTTATTTTTCTTTGGAATGACTTTGGTCAGGGGCTCAACAGGTGCAATTGTTAATGGATCTGCCCCTCTCTTAGCAGCGGTTGCGGCTCATATCTTTTTAAAGAATGATAAACTTTCTATAAATAAGACTATTTATATTTTAGGGGGTATTTTTGGAATTGTTTTATTGTCAATTGATAGACAGTTTATTGCCAAAGGGTCTATTAAAGAATTGATAGGTATATTGATTCTTTTAGTAGCTACTTTTGCAAGTTCTATTGGTAATGTAATTGTAGCTATAGATAATAGTGAAATTGAGCCAATCCCCTTAAATTCTGCTCAAATGGGGCTTGGAGGAATTATGTTGCTCTTTCTTTCTCTTTTAGTTGAGGGTTCTCCAAAAGTGGTATTTGATAAACAGTTTATTTTTGCCTTGATTTGGCTTTCTTTTATTTCTGCAGCAGGATTTTCTATCTGGTTTTATTTATTAAAAAAAGAAAAAGTTAAGGTTTCCGAATTGAATATGTGGAAGTTTATAGTCCCAGGTAGTGGTGCCCTAATTAGTTGGATGTTTTTAAAAGATGATTCCCCAACCCCATTATCTATTATGGGTATGGTAATAGTTGCAACCTCAGTATTGTTATTTAATTTAAGAAAAATAACCCCATAATATTATAAAAATTCTGGGGAGTTACTCTAATTTCTTTTTTATTTATGTGAGAAATAAAATTCCTTTTAGGGGCTTGACAAAAAAGTGGATTTTTATTAATTTTTTATACTTTATTGATTTATAAATTAAACAGAAAACGTCTATGCGGTAAGACGAAGGAGGTAAGGTGGCTGTTAAAATAAGATTAAGAGTAATGGGCAAAAAGAAGCAGCGATTTTATAGGATTGTTGCAATTGAATCCAAAAATCCGAGAGATGGAGAGTACTTGGACCAAATAGGCTGGTATAATCCTCATACCAAGGAACTTAAGATAGATGAAGAAAAGATTAAAAAATGGCAAGAGAATGGTGCGATTTTAACTAATTCTGTAAAAGTTTTATTAAAGAGATGGAAATCAACAAAAACTGAGGAGGTGAGCGATGTTGAAAGATCTGATAACTTACATAGCGAAGTCTCTGGTGGATCAGCCTGAAAGTGTAGAGGTAGAGGAAATCGCTGGAGAAAGGACAGTGATGTATGAGCTTAAAGTGAGCAAGAAGGACATCGGAAAGATAATTGGAAAAGGAGGAAAGACTGCCAAAGCTATTAGGACTATTGTTACTGCAGCTTCGATGAAAAGTGGTAAAAGAGCGGTTCTTGAGATTTTAGAACCCTCTCCGGAATAAGAATTTTTCATCTTGCACTTGCATTAGATGAATATTAACATTTTTAGCATCTTCCCTTCTCTATTCCATCCTTTTTTAGAAGTTGGAATAGTTAGAAGGGCAAAGGAAAAAGGAATTGTTTCTTTTAATATAATAAACATAAGGGACTTTGCTTCTGATTCATATGGAACTGTGGATGATTATCCTTATGGAGGTGGACCAGGAATGATTATGAAGGTAGAGCCTATCGTTAGGGCATTGGAAAGTGTGGAAGAAAAGAAAAGAGGAATAGTTTATCTTCTTTCTCCGCGGGGAGAAAAATTCAACCAGCAAATGGCAAGGAATTTAGCGGAGAAGGAAGCATTAAGTTTAGTTTGTGGTCGGTATAAAGGTGTGGATGAAAGAGTTAGAGATTTTGTTGATGGAGAAATCTCAATAGGAGATTATATTTTAAGTGGTGGAGAAGTAGCAGCCATGGTAATTGTTGAAGCTATTGTTAGACTTCTCCCTGGTGTTGTGGGAAATATTGAATCTGTTAATACAGACTCTTTTGAAAAAAATATTTTGGATGCACCTTATTATACCAGACCCCAAGATTTCAGAGGCAAGAAAGTTCCAGATGTTTTGCTTTCTGGGGATCACAAGAGAATTGCTAAGTGGAGGGAAGAAGAAGCAATAAGATTGACAAAGAAATATAGAATGGATATTATGAGTAAAACGAGCTTGAAAGGAGATAAAAGTGGATGAGTTAAAGATAATAGAGCAAAAAAATTCTCTAGAGAAGGGCGTTAATTTTGGGCCAGGGGATCTTGTAAGAGTTAACATTTTGGTCAAAAGAGGAGAAAAAGAAAGAGTTCAGCATTTTGAGGGAACTGTTATTAAAATAAGAGGCTCAGGGAATGGAAAAACTTTTACTGTGAGGAAGGTAAGTCAAGGAATAGGAGTGGAGAAAATATTCCCCTTGAATTCCCCTATTATAAAATCAATAGAAGTTCTTAAAAAAGGTAGGGTAAGAAGAGCCAAACTTTATTATCTTAGAGAGAGAGAAGGGAAAAAAGCAAAAATAAAAGAAAAGAAATGATTTTTAGTGATGAGAGTTTAATTCCTCCTGATGCTACTCTTATTTGTGGAGTAGATGAGGTAGGAAGAGGCTCTCTCGCTGGACCTGTTGTTTCGGCTGCTGTTGTTTTTGAAAGAGGTTTTTATATTTCTGGAATTAACGATTCAAAGAAACTTTCTCCTCAAAAAAGGCTTGAGCTTTTCCCGAAGATTTTAAAGCATTCTGTATCTGTAGGAGTAGGTTATGTAGATTCTTTCTTAATTGATACCTGGGGTATAGATTATGCTGTTATTCTTTCGATGTACAGGGCAATAGCTTCTCTTTCCGTTATGCCAGATTGGGTGCTTGTGGATGGATTCCCAATACCAGAATTACCCATCCCTCAGGTGGCGGTAAAAGGTGGAGATGCTTCTACCCATGCAATAGGCGCGGCATCCATTTTGGCGAAGGTTCTGAGAGATAGAGTGATGGAATTTTTTGACATTATTTTCCCTTTCTATGAATTTAGTAAGAATAAAGGTTATGGGACTTCTTCTCATATAAAAAAAATAATAGACTATGGACCTTCAGAAATACATCGGAGAAGTTTCTCCCCAATAAAAGATTTAGTTAATGAATTACAGAGATAAGGGAGAAGAGATAGCAGCAAGATATCTTAAAAATAAGGGTTATAAGATTCTTGCAAGCAATTTTATTGGGAAAGGATTTGAAATAGACCTTGTTGTTAAGAAAAAGAATACAATAGCTTTTGTAGAGGTGAAGAGAAGAAAATCTTCTTGCTTTATGCATCCTTTAGAAGCAATTGGGAGGAAGAAAAAAGAGCATTTAATAAAAGGCGCTAAGTTTTTCCTTTCTCTTAATGACCTTTATGATAAATGTGATACAAGATTTGATCTTCTTGTGATAATTGAAGATAAAAAGGATATTGAATATTATGAGGATGCTTTCAGGATTAATTCTGATTTTTGAGATTTTGTTTTTAAGTCTTGGATGCGCGAAGATAGCTCCTCCTATTCCCTTAAAAATGGGGGAAGAGGTAGTTTTGGAGAGGACTTATATCCCTCTTCCTTTTGGGGTAATTACAAAAAATCAAGATTCTGTTGGAGTTTATAAATACGATGAAGCGAGTTGGCTTAAATTAAAATTTAAAGAAGAAATTGATACTATAAACACAACAGGAATTAAGATTCTTGATTTTAATGGTGAGGAGGTTCCTTTTTCTCAAGAGTGGGTAATGTTTGAAGACAGCAGTTATTTAATTCTAAAGCCTAAAGAAAGACTTAGTTATAACGCTATTTATGTGCTTAAAATAATAGGAAGTGAGGTTTTTAATATTAAAGGAGAATATATTGATGTAGACAAAGATGGAATAAAAGGAGAACCTCTTGATGATAATTTCGCTTTTCCTTTTCTTACAGTTAAAAAAGATAATTCTAAAGGAGAATGGCCTTCTTTGGAAGACAAAATTTCTCCTTCTATCTCTTCAAGATTATTCTTTTTTGCAGAAGGAGCACCCTCTTCTATTGGATGGAAAGATGTTGAATTGGCTCTTTATATTTACGATTACACATGGTTGAAAGAAAGGACTCTGATATTAAGTGTGGTGGACTCTAATACCATAAAAAAAGATAAGTTTAAAATTGTTGAAGAGAATGGAGAGGAAATCCCTTTAAAGGAAATCTATTATATAGTAGACCCTTTTTCTCCTTTCTTTGGAGCAGTTTTTATTAAACCATATTTTCTCAAAGCTGGGAAAACCTATGAAGTTATGGTTTTTGGAGATATTTCGGATCTATCGGGGAATAAAATTGGAGAAAAGGGGTCTGTTGTTTTTAAGAAGAAATTCAAGGCATCAAATTGTAACTATAAAAAGACGGAATGTGAGAAAGACACAATCCCTCCTATAGTCCTAAGTTGGAAAGATCTGGGGTACGGTTTTGAAGTGGTGTTTTCCGAAATTATTGATTCTTTGAGTATAACTAAGAATTCTATTTATCTTGAAGATGATGAAGGTAATTTATTTTTTAGAAATGAATGCGGCAATACATTTGTTAGATTTCTAAGCTTAAAGAGGAAAGATATTTCTGGTAAAATCGGGTTTGTTACAGAAGAGATTAAGGATTTAAGTGGTAATAAGTTAAAAGAGAGGTTAAGCCATTACTTTGGAAGATAAATTAGTCAAATTAGCAATAGAAGCGAAGGAGAAAGCATATGCTCCTTATTCAAAGTTTAAAGTTGGAGCAGCTATTTTGGCTTCCGGGAGGTTTTTTATAGGATTTAATATAGAGAATGCTTCATACTCTCTTACTGTTTGTGCAGAAAGAGTGGCGGGGATAAATGGTATTATAAATGGAGTAAGGAAATTTGAGAAGATAGCTATTGCTTCTAGTGGATTAAATTTCTCTTATCCCTGTGGAGCTTGTTTACAATTCCTTGGGGAATTTGCTGAAGATATGGAGGTTTTTTTAATAAATGGAGAAGCAAAGATAAAGAAGTTTACCCTTTCTCAGCTTTTCCCTTATAGATTCTCTTTGTAGTCTTTTATTTTGTCCCATTTTGTTAAAGAGTCTTTAAATATTTTACAGCCTTTAATCCCATCTATAAGCATTCCTCCTTCTTCGTAAAATGGAACTCCCACGATATTTCCATCTATGAACTCAAAATTCACATCTTCTTCTTTAAAGAAAGATTTTGTCTGCATTTGGATAGAAAAGAACATAACTTTTGCCAATTCTTTTGCATCTTCTAATGAATATTCGGCTCCCACCATATCTTTTGGAGAATCGGGGATTATCTCTGGTTGGGTAATAGTAAAATGAAGTTCGGGTTGATCAGAAAGAAGGTATTTGTTTGTAACACCATAGGCTGGAACAAAGAAGGTAATTTTTTTTTGAGCTTT from the candidate division WOR-3 bacterium genome contains:
- a CDS encoding DapH/DapD/GlmU-related protein, coding for MGYFVHQSSYIDDNVKIGNGTKIWHFSHILSNVTIGENCTIGQNVCIGPNVKIGNNVKIQNNVSVYEGVTLEDDVFCGPSMVFTNVKNPRAAYPKERKEYLKTIVKRGATIGANATIICGITLGEYSFVGAGSVVTKDVPDYAIVYGNPAKLKGWICECGNKIIFNQKETSCSKCKKKYRKINEERIEQI
- a CDS encoding Gfo/Idh/MocA family oxidoreductase; amino-acid sequence: MKIGIIGVGNWGSNLVRNFVRILGIENVAICDSDRNKLSKITSEFIGIKSFLLAKEIISKEEIDSIAIATPTETHYKIAKEALLKGKNVLVEKPIALQLEEAEELIEIAKKKGLILMVDHLLIYHPAISRIKEIIKNGELGKIYYLYSERLNLGVIRSKENVLWSLGPHDISIFLYLLEDFPSKIEAFGSIYLQEKQKIEDTVFLHLKFPSGANAHSHLSWLNPNKTRKLTIVGSKKMVVFDDMELRNKLTIFDKGIEWTEKGGVGVRYGDIYIPSIPLYEPLNAVCEDFIDCIKNKKKPKSDGESGLRVLKILKEAQKSLEEKR
- a CDS encoding oligosaccharide flippase family protein — translated: MKKENFAFNVLIRLATGILLDLKSFILLPLIAKNLGPKEYGIWTQVVVSLGLLVPILMLRLDTASIRYLPSKREEVFSQHFFSMLFLILFSLIIIILLMFFLKEKIAIFLFGDEKQILYVNLFLSLLFIRVLYTFLHNYYRILNQICKYSIIEILATFFSLLLGIIFVFWGGKLEKVILSFIIVEGFGSFLIIFDIINSKGFPLKLSFKEILPYLYYSLPLIPISILFWIVEYSDRYVIIHFLDISKVGVYSASYSLGKFVNIFLTPISFVLFPTISKLWEEKEEKEVKEYLQDSLKYYLILAIPSCFLIFYFAPYLLRLLATEVFVTKRTLILFILGGYLFAGIYQIYVSIILLKEKTKYLPFSFLFAALLNLGLNFLLVPKIDIIGAAVATFISYFFLAIIILTFSYKLFKVTIGIKFTGKIIGSSLIMLLTLRWFSPKGVLEIVSVASLGGVVYSILLILFRVIGRKELYFLKSMLKKDS
- a CDS encoding glycosyltransferase family 4 protein, with the protein product MAIKRILMIGPVDFSIDNAPKVHFYNLAKEFSNLGANVLSIVYGPIDKNLSDSKINFKILSLPNPLKGSHFLRFIKYFNFTLISLWQSFKFSPSIIYLRFSPPSFFYLLFLRLLKIFYNKFKIILELNSWISEERKVLGESEKKIKLVEFMQIKSAFLSDFLRVVSPGIKEKLIKYRINERKIALIGNGTDINHFKPINKKEAKKTLGLDPHFLYVGFIGNFVIWQGLEYLLQTIPKILETNKNVRFILVGDGILMPKIRKEVSRFKEEQVALTGNVPYQKANLYINAFDIGIAPFIKERNENIGLSPLKIRDYAACGVPIITTKIRGLEIVKEKKIGILVPPNDAEALFKAIKKLVNSSRLRKEMGKRGRKLAEEIFSWEYVARQILNINSNTPSKNSYEKRELCFQRSY
- a CDS encoding DegT/DnrJ/EryC1/StrS family aminotransferase, which produces MKVPLLDLKRRYISIKEKIDKAIERVLQTQHFILGEEVKQLEEKFARYCNTKYAIGVASGTDALLLSLKILGIGKGDYVITTPFTFFATAGAIYNAGATPIFVDIEPTTYNIDPDKIKELLDGASFHTQRLSIKIPKIKAIIPVHLYGLMADMNSIVKIAKDFNLEIIEDACQAVGAEHLGQKAGSIGKLGCFSFFPTKNLGAYGDGGMITTNEEKIAKGLRSLRVHGSSLDYHHPHVGYNSRLDTIQAAILLAEFPYLNKWNEKRLENAKFYAKLLKDIEEIELPNFTKDKKHTFHQYTIRVKNGKRNDLARFLEKKNIGWKIYYPLPLHLQDCFSYLGYRKGDLPISEKAAEEVLSLPIFPELRKEEIEYVCKTIKSFFTR
- a CDS encoding DMT family transporter — protein: MFYLKKFRVISLAILANLLWSTAFVGVKIGLIYSSPLLFAGMRFILAGLFLLPFCGGVRNYFTSICYNIKTIIILSFFQTFLLYSLFFFGMTLVRGSTGAIVNGSAPLLAAVAAHIFLKNDKLSINKTIYILGGIFGIVLLSIDRQFIAKGSIKELIGILILLVATFASSIGNVIVAIDNSEIEPIPLNSAQMGLGGIMLLFLSLLVEGSPKVVFDKQFIFALIWLSFISAAGFSIWFYLLKKEKVKVSELNMWKFIVPGSGALISWMFLKDDSPTPLSIMGMVIVATSVLLFNLRKITP
- the rpsP gene encoding 30S ribosomal protein S16, with the translated sequence MAVKIRLRVMGKKKQRFYRIVAIESKNPRDGEYLDQIGWYNPHTKELKIDEEKIKKWQENGAILTNSVKVLLKRWKSTKTEEVSDVERSDNLHSEVSGGSA